The genomic DNA GCCATTTTAGGTGGCGAAATTGAGTATAACGGCTATTTAATTAATATCCGTAAACATCGTGGCAGTAGTGAGTATCAACCAGTAATGGGCTCAAAAAACGTCACTAATGTATCTGTTTCTCATGATTCAAGGGAAAATGCCTCATCATACAATATCTCTTTCTTTAAACTATTGAATTTAGCAGTCGGGGATAATGTGCATATTGTGTTTAAACCACTCGGTATTGATGTGAAAACAAGGATTATTTCATTGGAATATAACCCCTTCTATCGATATAACATTCAAGTTGAGGTTGGCAGATACAAACCAAGTATTTCGGATACTTTTTATCGGATAGAAAACTCAATGAATAAAGTGGAAAGCTCTCTGAATGATGTGGGCAGCTCTGTAGATGGCCTTAAGTACCAAATGGATCAGCTTGGAGTTTCTTATACGATAGTAAAGAATTTGACGATTGATGAAACCATGATTCATGTAACCTATGAAGTTGAAAAAGGGGATACGCACCAGTACTTTGCTGATTATAGTTATACATCTGATAGTAATGGTCGAATTACAAGCATTACTTTGCAAGATATTTTTTCAGAGTTGTTGCTAAAAGAAGTATCGACTTTGACAGTGGATTCTGCGAGGTTTGATATCGTCTATGCGGATGGAGAGACGGCAAGTTACAACTATTCAACAGATAGCAGCGGCAGAATTACGGGAATTGAAAAGGTGGTGGAAGGATGAGTTATCACAGGAATTTTAATAATACATTAGCTATTTGGGCCGCTTTTGGTGGTAGAGGTGAACTCATTCTTCCCATCCCCACCTTAAGCTGGCAAAGAAAATATTATAATGATTTTGGATACACTCAGTATGGAAGTGAAAGGCAAATTAATGTGTACGATAATGGAAATGCACAAGTTGCAGTGTATTATGCCAAAACACCGTATATGTCTTATTTCAATAAAAGTACTGGGGAATGGACAGTAGTCGATGTTCCTTGGTGGAGCTACGGCCAACCAGAAATTTTGTATGCTGGTGGTGGAGTGTTTTTAGCAAAGATAGTAGGGCTTGCTAATATCATTGCTTCTTTTGACGGCATCACTTGGCATAACGCTGGGTACTGTCAGGGAGCACAAAACTCTATGACCACAGGGGCATATGATTCTAGTATTGGTTCTGGAGTCGTTAGCTGGTGGTACTATAAGTCGCCGGTGTATTACAGTTTTGATTCGCTAACAGAAAGAACGGCTTGGACATTGGTAGGAGCGGATGGTTCATCGGTTCCTATTTTTAGTTACATGACCACTCATAAAGGAAGATTCGTTGGAGTTGTAGGTGGAGATCGTTCTATTGCAGCAGCAAGCACCTCAAGCCCAGGTTCTTGGTCCACAACGATTCCAGAGGATTTAAATACATATTATATGTATGTCCGTTCCGTTCACGATAAGCTCTTTGTGATGAAATACCGCTATGTTAGTGGGATCTTTCATGTGAATCTTTGTGTAATGAATGACAGTGCGACCGAACTTACAGAAACCAATTTATCTCATGGCGGGGATCTCGCCAATAATAACATTCCGAATCCAGAAAATATCATCTGGATGGAAGATTGGGGGAAATATGCTTTGTTTAACGAAAGCATGCTGTATGTATCAGCAGATGGACTGACGTGGGAAGGAGTCGAACAACCAGGATTTACTACCACTAATTCAGATACATTTGGTGGGGCTATCTATGTACCAGGTGACGGGTTTTATGTGAAAGCTAGTGGTTATGTGTATTATGCACCCTATTGAATAATGAAAATACAGGCGCTTTGTGGCTATCTTGTCACAGGCGTCTTTTTATATAGATTAAAACAGGTTGGAGAGCGAGGGGAGAAACATGGCAATAAAAGAGTTTTGGATAGTTGTACAAACAGTAATTGCTGCAGTGGGCGGTTGGTTGGGCTGGTTCCTTGGCGGACTTGATGGATTTTTATATGCTCTCATTATTTTTGTCATTGTGGATTACATTACTGGCATTATGGTGGCGATTATCAATCGAGAACTTTCTAGTGAAATTGGTGCACGAGGGATTTTCAAAAAGATCCTTATTTTTATATTAGTCGGAATTGCTCATATCATTGACAGCCGACTGATTGGTGAGGGCAGTGTCATCCGGACAGCTGTCATCTTTTTTTATCTTTCCAATGAAGGAATTAGCATTATCGAAAATTCCACAAGAATTGGACTTCCGGTACCACAAAAACTGAAAGATGTTTTAGCTCAGTTGCATGGAAAATCGAAGGGGGAAGATGAGAATGGAACTAAACGTTAAGTATATGACCAGAAATGATTGTTTTACTGCTGGAAGGAAAATTGCTCCGAAAGGGTTAATGGTCCACTCAACAGCAACTCCTGGAGTAATGGCAGCGGAGTGGTTCAGTCGTTGGAATAAATCGTACAAGGCGGGTGAAACCAATCGACAGGTTTGTGTCCATGCTTTTGTTGATGACCAAGGGGTGTGGCAGTACTTGCCTTGGAACCATCGGGGTTGGCATGCTGGTGGAACAGCAAATAATACTCACATTGGTTTTGAGATTTGTGAGCCAGGTGGGTTTTCTTATGGTAAAGGTTCCACAATGGTGGGCTACAATGTTTCAAAGAACGAAGCATATTTTAGAAAGGCTTGGCAAAATGCGGTGGAACTTTGTGTGTTGCTTTGCAAACAGTATGGCCTTACTGAAAAGGATATTATCTGTCATTCAGAGGGAAGTAAAAAAGGTATTGCCAGTAACCATGGAGATGTTATGCATTGGTTTCCTAAGCATGGGGAAAGTATGAACTCTTTTCGAGTAGCGGTGGGAGCTGCACTAAATAAGACAAGTACCCCTGGCGATGTATCAACTGAAATTCAGGTTGGTGATGTAGTGGAAGTGAAAGCATCAGCAAATTCCTATTATCCCGGCGGGGCATCCATTCCAACTTGGGTCAAAACAGGTTCCTACCATAAAGTAACTCAGGTTATTTCGAATGGGAGAACGGTGGTTAAAGGTGGAAAGTCCTGTGTTTTACTAGGTAAAAAGGTAGATAAGAAGAATGGTAGAGAATCTGCGGGGATTATGAGCTGGATTGATAAGGATGCTCTAACGCTAATTAATTCATCTACTAAAACGGAAAAACTGTCAAAGGCAAATAAGTATTATCGAGTACAGGTGGGTGCCTTATCTAAGAAAAACAATGCAGAGGCGATACTTAAAAAGCTAAAAGCAGCAGGATTTGATGGCTTTATTAAATTCGAATAATGGTTCTATTAACTTGATTTTTAAGGCCTTTAGAGTGATATATGGTAGTACCAAATTGATAGAAAGGAGGGCCTTCATTGCGAGTTAGAATTATAGAACCAACCATTGCGAAAGACAAAAAGAAAAGAGTATGTGCTTATGCTAGGGTGTCAACTGATCATGAAAAGCAAGGTGAGTCTTTAGAAAACCAAATTAATTATTATGAAAGATTGATTGGAACAAACCCGGAGTTTGAATTTGTGGGAGTGTTTGCAGATCGCGGTATAAGCGGGACTACTGACAAACGCCCAGAATTCAAAAAAATGATAGAACTCGCAAAGCAAGGTGGGATTGATTTAATTATCACAAAATCCATTTCAAGATTTGCACGAAACACAACAGTTGTGCTCAAAAGGGTTAGGGAACTCAAGGAACTAGGCGTTGAAGTTCGATTCGAAAAAGAGAATATCAACACATTATCAGGGGATGGGGAGTTAATGCTTACCGTCCTCTCCTCCTTGGCACAAGAAGAAAGCAAAAATATTAGTGAAAATATTAAATGGAGGATAAGGAAGAAATTTGAACGAGGGGAGCTGATCATAAACACCAATCGGTTTTTAGGCTACGACAAGAATGAAAATGGCGACTTAGTTATCAATGAAGAGGAAGCAGAAATTGTTAAAAGGATATTTGAACATTACTTGGAGGGCAAAGGGGTATTCACGATTGCCAAGGAATTAAACGCAGATGGGATACCAACCGTTGCAGGTGGCAATTGGCAGGAGAGCACCATTTTGAACATGCTGAAGAATGAAAAATATAAAGGCGATATTATTCTTCAAAAGTATTATACCCCGGACCATCTTAAAAAAGGCACCATCCGAAACAACGGTAAACTAGACAGTTATTATATTGAAGGTAACCATCCAGCCATTATTTCAAAAGAGGAATGGGATGCAGTTCAAAAAGAAATGAAATTAAGGGCTGAGGCAAGAGGAAACGTTGGCGATCAAAGCAAATATCAAAAGCGATATCCTTTGACAGGAATGCTCTATTGCGGGAAGTGCGGATCCAGCTTAAAGCGAAGGACGTGGAACAGCAAACTACCTTGCAGAAAAATAGTGTGGCAATGCAGCAACTATATAAAAAACGGAAAGAATGCCTGCCCAGGAACGAAAATTGATGATGAGGTTGCTGGAAGGCTCGACATAAAAGAGGAAACTGTTGTACAGGAGGTTATAAAGAATGGCAAGAAACATTACCATTATTCCAGCAAGTGCAAACATGAAGGTAAATCCAGAACAGTTCGAACCCCGGAAAAAGAAAATGGCAGCGTATTGCCGGGTATCGACCGACCAATTAGAACAGTTATCAAGTTATGAGGCACAGGTTGACTATTATACAACTTACATTACTAACCACCCAGATTATGAACTAGCAGGTATATACGCAGATGAAGGAATTTCAGGAACCAATACGAAAAAGCGTGAACAATTTAATAAAATGATTGAGGATTGTAAGAACCGAAAAATTGACATGATCATTACAAAATCCATATCGCGCTTTGCAAGAAATACGTTGGACTGCTTGAATTTTGTAAGGCAGCTAAAGGATTTAGGAATTGGCGTTATTTTCGAAAAAGAGAACATAAATACATTAGATGCGAAAGGGGAAGTATTACTAAGTATCCTTTCCAGCCTGGCCCAAGATGAGAGTAGGTCCATTTCGGAAAACTCTACCTGGGGAATCAGGCGACGGTTTGAACAGGGGAAGGTTGCCCTTAATCATACAAAATTCATGGGTTACGATAAAGATGAAGATGGCAACCTAATCATAAACGAGCCACAAGCCAAGATAGTCAGAAGGATATTTAAAGATTATCTCGATGGAAAGGGGCCAAATCGAATCGCTAGAGAGCTTGAAGAAGAGGGGGTTCCAAATTGGAACGGCAAAGCCAAATGGTATGAAGGCAGCATTAGAAAGATGTTGAGTAATGAAAAATATAAAGGTGATGCCCTTCTTCAAAAGACCTACACCGTTGATTATTTAACTAAGAAGAGGGTGGAAAACACCGGACAAGTTCCACGTTATTATGTGGAAGATAACCACCCGGCGATTATTGACAAGGATATGTGGGAAGCGGTGCAGCTTGAAATGGAAAGGAAAAAGAAATTTGCAGAAAACCATGGATTTAAAAGAATAGACTATGGAACCAGCGATAACCCATTTGCAGGAAAAGTGATATGCGGCGATTGCAGCAGCGCCTTTGGCAGAAAGGTGTGGAACTCCAATGATGATCGGTTTAGAAGGAAAGTATGGAGATGTAACAAAAAGTATATGGAGAAAGGGAAAAAGGGCTGCACCAATACGCACATTGAAGATAAAGTACTCTACCAAATTTTCATTAATGTTTTTAATGCCATTTTAGAAAACAGCGAGTATTTTATTAAAAAGTGGGAAGAGAAGTACACCAGCGAGAGCCAACTCGAGAAATATAAAGCCAAACAATTTATTGAAATCACAAAAAACGCTACACCCATTACAACATTTGATGCGAATTTATTCTTCAGCCTTGTAGAGAAGATGACAATCTACAAAGACGAAAAGGTCATTGTGACTTTGCTCGATGGTACAGAGGTTGAGTGCCAAATTGATAAATAAGAATAGGGCTTGGAAATAGCTCCAAGCCTCAATTGTTTCCTCCACTAACGCCCCCGTTACTTTAAGTGCAGTATTTCACATTTTTTTATTAGCCCCCAACTATCAGCATTTTTTCAGCCAGAATATACTGTAGCCGTTACAGGTTGTCTAATTCCTGGATTTACTATTATGACTTCAATTAAAAGGAGGCTTAATAATGGGTACAAGACCTTGTAAAAAACATAATTGTAACGATTGTAATGATAATAGTTTTTGAGCATAATTTTATCTTTAATTTAGGCTGTTTTCGTATAGATTGTTGCTTTCTTGACCATATTAATAGAATGTTGATATAATACGGTTCCGGAGGCGTTCAACTATGTGGTTAGACATATATGAAGAGTTCAGCGAACTATCAAAATCAGAACAAATAGCGTTGTTTAACGCAATGAAGGAAGACTTATTTCCAGATGAACCAGACAAAATTACACAGCTATTGAAATCCATCAGAGAAGCACGTTTTTCCTCTGGTATGGGCTGTGTTCATTGCGGAAGCACGTCTGTTAAACGAAACGGGAAATATCGAACAAGACAACGCTATTTATGTAACGATTGTGGTAAGTCTTTCAACGATATGACGAATACTCCATTTTCAGGCTCTCGTTACCCTGAAAAATGGGTAAAGTACATTGAAATGATGGTCGAAGGCTATACTCTGCCAAAAATCGCTGAACGTTTAAAAATTCATATTTCCACTGCATTTTATTGGAGACATAAAATCCTGAACGCATTAGGAACTCAAGGTTTTAATCAATTACAAGGTATCGTTGAGAGTGATGAAACTTTTTTTCGTGAGTCAATGAAAGGTCGAGAAATTACTCATAGAAAAGCTAAAAAGCGTGGAGAAAAAGACGAAAAGAGAGGGATTTCCAATCTTAAAATCGCTGTTGTGGTAGCTCAAGACCGAAACGGGAGTGTAATAGCTCGCAAAGCTGGAACAGGGCGAGTGAAAGCCGAAGAAATTGACGCTGTGATTGGTGATTTTATTCACCCGTCTGCTTTGCTATGCACAGATACAGCTACTAACTACAAGAAGTTTGCTAAAAATAAGAAACTGCAACACGAAACTGTGAATGAGCGTCAAAAACAACGTGTCAAGAAAGGGATTTTTCATATCCAACACGTTAATAACTTTCACCATCGATTAAAAGATTGGATGGAACGGTTCCAAGGCGTGGCGACTAAATATTTGGATAACTACCTCTACTGGTTTCGTTGGCTTCAAATAGGGAAGAACTTAGCATTTGAAAAACAAGTTGAGCAAATGCTTATTTCGGCGTGTCAAAAATCGGTTTGTTTAACTGTTGATGACTTGCGTGGTTAGTTAAATTAAATTCAAGACGAATAAATTCACAACCACCACTACACCGAAGGAAATAAATCCTGCTAATTTAACTGGATGAGTAAATTTATACTCGTTAAAAGGTGTTACCCTCTTTACAATTTCCCAAAATAAAGTCGTTCCAATTAAAATAATAAGTCCACCAACAATGAAAGTGTTCTCCATTGAATTTGCCACTCTAACAATGTGGTCAATGAATAATATCCATAAGTAGCCTAAAAAGGCATTTAGAATGATGGATAAAGCAAATTCCTTTGTTTTCAAAAGACTTCCCCCCTTTAATAATCTGAATTTAAAGAAATTTTATCATATTTTCTATTTTATGGAAACTGTTAATATATCTCTTATCAAAAACCACAAAGTTTACGAAAACAGCCTTAATTTATTAGCCCAAGCATATTAGCACCTTTTTAATATATTATTAATGGAGGTGATGAATTAAGATGGTTAAACTTTTTATTGATCCTGGACATGGCGGTTCAGACCCTGGAGCTGTAGGAAATGGACTGCAAGAAAAGAATCTTACTTTACAGATAGCTATAACTCTAAGAGATATCTTATTGAATGAATACGAAGGTGTAACAATCCTAATGAGTAGAACAGGCGATCAAACTGTAAGCTTAAGTGAAAGAACAAATGCCGCAAACAATTGGGGAGCAGACTACTACCTTTCCATCCATATTAATGCTGGTGGGGGGACAGGCTTCGAAAGCTATATTTATCCTGGTGTTGGAGCCCCTACAACCACATATCGGGATATCATTCATGATGAAATTATTAAGGCAGTAGATTTTGTTGATCGTGGTAAAAAAACAGCTAACTTCCATGTATTACGGGAATCAAGAATGCCAGCTATGTTAACGGAAAATGGGTTTATAGATAACCCTAATGACGCTAAAAAATTAAAATCCACAAGTTTCTTAGCGACTATTGCCACAGGACACGCTAATGGACTAGCTAGGGCATTTAATTTAACGAGAAAACCAACTATTCTGTATAAAGTTCAAATAGGTGCATTTCGTATCAAGTCTAATGCGGACAAACTTGCTGCAGATGCAAGGTCAAAAGGATTCGATGCTATAGTTTTACTTAGAGATGGTTTATACAAAGTCCAAATTGGAGCTTTCACATCAAAAGAAAATGCAGAATCTTTAGCAACTAAAGCAAGGAATGCCGGATTTGATGCGATTGTGTATTCAGAATAATTAGTTATTCCTCCTAATATTGGTCTTCAAATAGAAAAATGAGAAAGAGAGATTCACGATGTCTCTCTTTCTTCCTATTTCAACATACTTCAAAATTTATGTTTGTTTTTATCTTACAAATTTCTGCATCGCAAAAGAATTTACCTTCAATAGGAAAAAATAAAGTCCTATAACGGCTATGCTCCCTTGTTCAACAAACCTGCACCGTTAGTGAAAAAGCGACTGCCCTTGTTCAGCAATCGCACTCCGTTACTTTAAGACCTTTCACAATCTTCGATATATAATAAGCAAAGCGTGAATTAATTCTTTATGACTTTGAATTAGTTATATATTACAACCTTACAAGCTGGGATTTATATCCTACTTTGCTGTCCAGTCACGATATACGATCAGGGTAATTGCATTTAATATGATGGTAACGATGAGAAGAGCAGCTGCGACGAACGCCACAGCACCCATTGTGTCCATAAGAGCAGACCAATCCTCAATCTTTACCAGATGATAGTTATAGAAAATCTGGAAACATAGCGAAATAGCACAAGCACTGATGCTCAAAATGGAGAGAGCGACCCAATTCCTGTGGTCATGCTTATCATATTGCATGAGATTAACAACAGGCAGTATCCAAGCAATTAGTCCAAGCGCGAGGCTGCCAATATTAAGCAAACCAATCATATCTGATCCCCCAATGTATAAGCTAATCAATTAACGTGCGGAATTTTTCGATAACTGCTTCTTTCAAAATTTCTTCTTTATAAAAATGACTTGCATAAATGCTTAACATCATTTCATTTTCTTCCGTAATTTCTATTTTCCATAATACGCGATTAATAACGTCTGCCAATTCTTTAGGATTTGCATACATTGTGTTCCATGCTCGTACTTGTAATTCTAAATCATCACTCAATGCCGCTACTTCGATTTCTTCTGTTGACACAGGCTTGTTAAGATGCGCATATGGATCTTCATAAACGTCCGTGTAAATAAACTTAATTGGATTGTATTCGCTTAAATCATACGAATAACGTTCATTCCCTACAGTAACAACCATTTCATTTTGTCCAAATTCAATCGACCCGTTTTCTATGACGAAGGTTTCCGATAATGATTGAATGGCACACTCTAAATGTGGTGTAATGAACCAATAACGATTCTCTGAATTTAACTTTGCGATGTAATCAGTAATTGACATATCCTCAAGCTTCTCTTCATCTCTCAATATCGTATATTCCAATGGACGATAAAAATACTGGGCATCTAGCTCCTGCATTGCAATTGTCCACTGGCTTACCGGACATTCAAATAATACACGAAACGCAAATCCATCATCGGTTTTCTGTAACTCATCATAAATAAACCATTGTCCAACTTGGATTGGCTCATCCGTTTCTTCAGATTTAACTCCTTTAAAAATGAAATGGATAAGCGATTTTGAGGAAAACCCACCATCTGTATTAACGTAAAGGTGAAGCGTATCCTTTTCTCGTTCAATTCGCTCAATAGTTGAATCATGCAAACTTTCCGCAAAGATATCTTGTATAGAAGCTGGCAAGTATGTAACGGCCATCTTCGTATTTTCATGGGCAGCACTTAAAACTTGTTCAAATTCCTTGTCCGCCTCTCTCATCCATTGTAAATAATCTTCACGCACTGCTTTTGGTAGTGTAGGTTGGTTTAATGTACCATTTTTCAAATATGGAATGAAGCGGCTAGGTAACACATGTAACAATTCCTCTCGTACCTCTTCAATCTCTTCGTTTAAACGAGTATTAAGATCTTCCCCTTCTTCTTTTGCTTCTCTTAATACAATTTCCCACTCGTGATCGGATTCATGGATGGGAAGAAGACTATATTTTAAAAATTTTTCTTTTGCTTCTTTCGATATATTCCACATAATATCACCTCGGGAGTAGTTGGTAAAAATAGTATACTATAAATTTTTAACTAGTGATTCTAGTAAAGTCTTATTCCCTATGTTAGACAGAGCTAACGATGAAGAAACATGATTGTAAATAGTTGGATTTTCTAATAAGCTAAAACTAACACTGATTTAGGAAGGGTTTTGTTAGACATGGAGGGAAAGATTAAGGAGCTTACTCTGTTATTATTATACTTAACATCATGGAAAGAAAATGAACTTCCAGGACAAATGAGAAGAAGTGGAAGGGATATCCGTTTGATACATTAAATGAATTAACTGATGATGATCTAACACGAGGGAGCATCCGCTCCAAATCTGTTTACTTAACGTAAGCTGGTATTAAAGAGGCTGAAGGATTAATTAAAAAGTACCTAGGGGAAGTAGAAAAGGATTAGAGCAGTTTCGAATTATAATGTATGTTCGTGCAATAGGATCTTTGATAAAGAACAAATGTGGAGGTGGCAAAATTGAATAGAGAAGAATTAAGAAAACGAGCATTATCATTGGTCTCAATTCCTGCTGATTTTAAGCCTATCATAGAGGAGTATGCTGAGGGAGAGAATGGTGAAGGAGAGGCAATTTTTTCATGGGCAAACGAAGAAAAAGATAAAGGGATTACTATAAATCTCGATTTGGTCGGTAATTTAACAAGTTTATCAATTGACATGGATGATGGTAGGGATCCCAATCCGGTTCCATTAGAAGTAGAGGAAAGAAAAGAACGAGCGGAGCAATTTTTTCTTAGTCACTATCCTGACGCTTTAAGCGATTTAACCTTTTATGAAATAAAAAAATTGGATCAAGCCTTTCGCTTTAACTATGAGCGGATTATCATGAACTTACCGCTTAAGTCTGCTGGTTGTTTTATTGACGTAGACCAAGTGGGGAATATTATTAAATTTTCTTATAAAGTTGCGGGGCATATACCAGAAATACCAACCATTCTGATTTCAAAAGAAAAACTGATTGAACACGAACAAAATAGACTTGATTTTCAGCAAACAATTACAAATCTTTATACTATTATTCATGATGTAGAAGAAGATGATCTCCGTCTTGTCTATGAACCAGAGCCATCTTTCATGAAATATAGAGCGGATATATTAACTCCGACCTTAAGCATTATCCATGATGAAGATGTTCCAGAAACTTATGTTCCACTTCCTCCTTCCAATACGACCAAACAAAAAGATTTATCGATAAAAGAGGTCATTGGTATTAGGGAGGG from Robertmurraya sp. FSL R5-0851 includes the following:
- a CDS encoding prophage endopeptidase tail family protein; this translates as MIENYAGNTLIQTVRKVMSANLRETLEGEFTLSFTVLAKSALALKTKQLAKLNDQYFEIVQISKSLQGSLPVCSVTCEHVSYILNDEIFNIDAFDFTGDPMAGLNQLLSGTPFSAGIVDFTDSCTMKINQEVSIRAALMQYVAILGGEIEYNGYLINIRKHRGSSEYQPVMGSKNVTNVSVSHDSRENASSYNISFFKLLNLAVGDNVHIVFKPLGIDVKTRIISLEYNPFYRYNIQVEVGRYKPSISDTFYRIENSMNKVESSLNDVGSSVDGLKYQMDQLGVSYTIVKNLTIDETMIHVTYEVEKGDTHQYFADYSYTSDSNGRITSITLQDIFSELLLKEVSTLTVDSARFDIVYADGETASYNYSTDSSGRITGIEKVVEG
- a CDS encoding phage holin family protein — translated: MAIKEFWIVVQTVIAAVGGWLGWFLGGLDGFLYALIIFVIVDYITGIMVAIINRELSSEIGARGIFKKILIFILVGIAHIIDSRLIGEGSVIRTAVIFFYLSNEGISIIENSTRIGLPVPQKLKDVLAQLHGKSKGEDENGTKR
- a CDS encoding N-acetylmuramoyl-L-alanine amidase, with the protein product MELNVKYMTRNDCFTAGRKIAPKGLMVHSTATPGVMAAEWFSRWNKSYKAGETNRQVCVHAFVDDQGVWQYLPWNHRGWHAGGTANNTHIGFEICEPGGFSYGKGSTMVGYNVSKNEAYFRKAWQNAVELCVLLCKQYGLTEKDIICHSEGSKKGIASNHGDVMHWFPKHGESMNSFRVAVGAALNKTSTPGDVSTEIQVGDVVEVKASANSYYPGGASIPTWVKTGSYHKVTQVISNGRTVVKGGKSCVLLGKKVDKKNGRESAGIMSWIDKDALTLINSSTKTEKLSKANKYYRVQVGALSKKNNAEAILKKLKAAGFDGFIKFE
- a CDS encoding recombinase family protein yields the protein MRVRIIEPTIAKDKKKRVCAYARVSTDHEKQGESLENQINYYERLIGTNPEFEFVGVFADRGISGTTDKRPEFKKMIELAKQGGIDLIITKSISRFARNTTVVLKRVRELKELGVEVRFEKENINTLSGDGELMLTVLSSLAQEESKNISENIKWRIRKKFERGELIINTNRFLGYDKNENGDLVINEEEAEIVKRIFEHYLEGKGVFTIAKELNADGIPTVAGGNWQESTILNMLKNEKYKGDIILQKYYTPDHLKKGTIRNNGKLDSYYIEGNHPAIISKEEWDAVQKEMKLRAEARGNVGDQSKYQKRYPLTGMLYCGKCGSSLKRRTWNSKLPCRKIVWQCSNYIKNGKNACPGTKIDDEVAGRLDIKEETVVQEVIKNGKKHYHYSSKCKHEGKSRTVRTPEKENGSVLPGIDRPIRTVIKL
- a CDS encoding recombinase family protein; its protein translation is MAAYCRVSTDQLEQLSSYEAQVDYYTTYITNHPDYELAGIYADEGISGTNTKKREQFNKMIEDCKNRKIDMIITKSISRFARNTLDCLNFVRQLKDLGIGVIFEKENINTLDAKGEVLLSILSSLAQDESRSISENSTWGIRRRFEQGKVALNHTKFMGYDKDEDGNLIINEPQAKIVRRIFKDYLDGKGPNRIARELEEEGVPNWNGKAKWYEGSIRKMLSNEKYKGDALLQKTYTVDYLTKKRVENTGQVPRYYVEDNHPAIIDKDMWEAVQLEMERKKKFAENHGFKRIDYGTSDNPFAGKVICGDCSSAFGRKVWNSNDDRFRRKVWRCNKKYMEKGKKGCTNTHIEDKVLYQIFINVFNAILENSEYFIKKWEEKYTSESQLEKYKAKQFIEITKNATPITTFDANLFFSLVEKMTIYKDEKVIVTLLDGTEVECQIDK
- a CDS encoding IS1595 family transposase, with the protein product MWLDIYEEFSELSKSEQIALFNAMKEDLFPDEPDKITQLLKSIREARFSSGMGCVHCGSTSVKRNGKYRTRQRYLCNDCGKSFNDMTNTPFSGSRYPEKWVKYIEMMVEGYTLPKIAERLKIHISTAFYWRHKILNALGTQGFNQLQGIVESDETFFRESMKGREITHRKAKKRGEKDEKRGISNLKIAVVVAQDRNGSVIARKAGTGRVKAEEIDAVIGDFIHPSALLCTDTATNYKKFAKNKKLQHETVNERQKQRVKKGIFHIQHVNNFHHRLKDWMERFQGVATKYLDNYLYWFRWLQIGKNLAFEKQVEQMLISACQKSVCLTVDDLRG
- a CDS encoding N-acetylmuramoyl-L-alanine amidase — encoded protein: MVKLFIDPGHGGSDPGAVGNGLQEKNLTLQIAITLRDILLNEYEGVTILMSRTGDQTVSLSERTNAANNWGADYYLSIHINAGGGTGFESYIYPGVGAPTTTYRDIIHDEIIKAVDFVDRGKKTANFHVLRESRMPAMLTENGFIDNPNDAKKLKSTSFLATIATGHANGLARAFNLTRKPTILYKVQIGAFRIKSNADKLAADARSKGFDAIVLLRDGLYKVQIGAFTSKENAESLATKARNAGFDAIVYSE
- a CDS encoding DUF4085 family protein, translating into MWNISKEAKEKFLKYSLLPIHESDHEWEIVLREAKEEGEDLNTRLNEEIEEVREELLHVLPSRFIPYLKNGTLNQPTLPKAVREDYLQWMREADKEFEQVLSAAHENTKMAVTYLPASIQDIFAESLHDSTIERIEREKDTLHLYVNTDGGFSSKSLIHFIFKGVKSEETDEPIQVGQWFIYDELQKTDDGFAFRVLFECPVSQWTIAMQELDAQYFYRPLEYTILRDEEKLEDMSITDYIAKLNSENRYWFITPHLECAIQSLSETFVIENGSIEFGQNEMVVTVGNERYSYDLSEYNPIKFIYTDVYEDPYAHLNKPVSTEEIEVAALSDDLELQVRAWNTMYANPKELADVINRVLWKIEITEENEMMLSIYASHFYKEEILKEAVIEKFRTLID
- a CDS encoding YcdB/YcdC domain-containing protein, which codes for MNREELRKRALSLVSIPADFKPIIEEYAEGENGEGEAIFSWANEEKDKGITINLDLVGNLTSLSIDMDDGRDPNPVPLEVEERKERAEQFFLSHYPDALSDLTFYEIKKLDQAFRFNYERIIMNLPLKSAGCFIDVDQVGNIIKFSYKVAGHIPEIPTILISKEKLIEHEQNRLDFQQTITNLYTIIHDVEEDDLRLVYEPEPSFMKYRADILTPTLSIIHDEDVPETYVPLPPSNTTKQKDLSIKEVIGIREGMEIIREVDMGGETGIVWRDRNWEMKDQDLSIDGFFKRHSEDTVKAIISKKTGKVRSFMWFNERSGDLKLTHEECLQKATDFLQMILPDYHKYH